CCCCACAGAAACATCTGGGATTATCCCCTTCTCTTTTACTAATCTCACACCCTGTAAAACCCTTTTGAATGTATCATCATCGAGGGTCTTACCACTTGTAACTATAGAAAACCTTTTGACCCCTTTCCCCTTGTAAAAATCTATCGCATTAATGAGCCTTCGTTCGTCAATATAGTCGTAAACAGCAGCCTCCGTATTGTAATGGGCAGACTGGGCACAAAATTTACAGTCCTCTGAACAAAGCCCACTTTTCACATTTGCTATGGAACATAAATCTATCCCATCACCCAAAAAAAATCTTTTAACCTCATAAGCCACCTTTAAGAGCCCATCAAGCTCTTCATACGGTAGATCAATAAGAAACTCTATATGAATACCCTGCAGATCTCTTCTTTCTATGACAACCTTTTTTATCTCCTCAAGCATAACTCTACCTATAAAATGTATTTACTTAGATCCTGTTTTGATATTATGTTTTTTAGTTTGCTATCCACAAAGGCACTATCGATAATAACTTTTGCATAATGTCCAAAAGGTGCTTCAAAGGACACATCTTCTAACACCTTTTCAATTATAGTATGAAGTCTTCTGGCTCCTATATTTTCATTTGTTTTGTTAAGCTCTGTGGCAACTTCAGCTATCCTTTCTATCCCATCGTCGGTAAACTCAATCTCCACATCGTCTGCAAGTAAAAGATCCCTATACTGCTTGGTCAGGGCATTTTCAGGCTCCTTTAAGATCCTGACAAAATCGTCCTTGCTCAATGAATCCAGCTCCACCCTTATCGGGAAACGCCCCTGTAGTTCCGGGATTAGATCTGATGGCTTGGCCATATGAAAAGCGCCAGCACCGATAAAAAGGATATGGTCTGTCTTTACCATACCGTATTTCGTCATCACTGTGGAACCCTCTATAATAGGCAAAAGGTCCCTCTGAACCCCTTCTCTGGACACATCTCCACCTTTGGTATAGCCTTCCCTTGAACATATCTTATCAATCTCATCTATAAACACAATACCTGCATGCTCCACCTTGTAAATGGCCATGCGTTTTACTTTATCCATATCAAGCATCTTGTTTGCCTCTTGCTGTTCCAATTGATTTAGGGCATCCTTTACCTTCATCTTCCTCTTTTTCTTCTGACCAGGAAATATATTTTTAAACATATCCTGTAAGTTCGCCGTTATATCATCAAGTCCTGCACTGGAAAAGATCTCAATCTGGGGGTGTTGTTCCTCTGTATCTATCTCTATCTCCCTATCATCCAGTTTGCCAGATTCTAATAACTTTCTTAATTTTTCCCTGGAGGAGGCAACAGAATCACTATCAATATACCCCGATGTCACCGGTAAAAGAGCATCAAGGACTATCTCTTCAGCCCTTTTCCTTGCCGACTCCATCACCGAGCTTCTCATTCTTATCTTCTCTTCAGAGATAGCTATCTCCACAAGATCTCTTATGATCGACTCCACATCTCTACCAACAAAGCCCACTTCGGTAAACTTACTGGCTTCTACCTTTATAAATGGAGATTCTGTGATCTTTGCAAGCCTTCTTGCAATTTCGGTCTTCCCTACACCGGTAGGTCCTATGAGCAATATATTTTTTGGGGTTATATCGTCCCTTTTTTCTGGTGGCAATTGTAGCCTTCTCCACCTGTTTCTAAGTGCTATAGCCACAGCCTTTTTGGCCACACTCTGACCTATTATATATTTATCCAGTTCTGCCACTATCTGCTTTGGTGTCAAGTGCTCCATTACACTTCCTCTACAGTAATTTCTTTATTG
This region of Calditerrivibrio sp. genomic DNA includes:
- the hslU gene encoding ATP-dependent protease ATPase subunit HslU, whose translation is MEHLTPKQIVAELDKYIIGQSVAKKAVAIALRNRWRRLQLPPEKRDDITPKNILLIGPTGVGKTEIARRLAKITESPFIKVEASKFTEVGFVGRDVESIIRDLVEIAISEEKIRMRSSVMESARKRAEEIVLDALLPVTSGYIDSDSVASSREKLRKLLESGKLDDREIEIDTEEQHPQIEIFSSAGLDDITANLQDMFKNIFPGQKKKRKMKVKDALNQLEQQEANKMLDMDKVKRMAIYKVEHAGIVFIDEIDKICSREGYTKGGDVSREGVQRDLLPIIEGSTVMTKYGMVKTDHILFIGAGAFHMAKPSDLIPELQGRFPIRVELDSLSKDDFVRILKEPENALTKQYRDLLLADDVEIEFTDDGIERIAEVATELNKTNENIGARRLHTIIEKVLEDVSFEAPFGHYAKVIIDSAFVDSKLKNIISKQDLSKYIL